The following proteins are co-located in the Phocoena phocoena chromosome 1, mPhoPho1.1, whole genome shotgun sequence genome:
- the LOC136133938 gene encoding protein BEX1-like: protein MVSKEEQAVRNLYMENANQENENTDEKGRAANKGEPFALPLEAGEYCVPRGNRRWFPVRQPILQCRWDMTQRLEEPQARMREENMERVGGEVRQLMEKLREEQLSHGLRAVGTDPPHCDHCDEFCLMP, encoded by the coding sequence ATGGTGTCCAAAGAGGAACAAGCAGTAAGAAATCTCTACATGGAAAACGCCAACCAGGAGAatgaaaacactgatgaaaaggGGCGAGCTGCTAATAAAGGAGAGCCTTTCGCCCTCCCTTTGGAAGCTGGTGAATATTGTGTACCTAGAGGAAATCGTAGGTGGTTCCCTGTTAGGCAGCCCATCCTGCAGTGTAGATGGGACATGACTCAGAggcttgaagagccacaggcaaGGATGAGAGAAGAGAATATGGAAAGGGTTGGGGGGGAGGTGAGGCAGCTGATGGAAAAGCTGAGGGAAGAGCAGTTGAGTCATGGTCTGCGGGCAGTTGGCACTGACCCCCCTCACTGTGACCATTGTGATGAGTTTTGCCTTATGCCTTGA